The following coding sequences lie in one Solanum stenotomum isolate F172 unplaced genomic scaffold, ASM1918654v1 scaffold25951, whole genome shotgun sequence genomic window:
- the LOC125851453 gene encoding protein MIZU-KUSSEI 1-like, which produces MEEPQSTPSPPPPPPPTPPTTPLSLVKPSSKNNKKRPVKIFRAFRNVFRSFPIITPVCKLPSLPGGRLPETKVGVSGTLFGYRKGRVSLSIQENPGTLPTLVIDLAMQTNTLQKEMSLGMVRIALECEKRPDNINNKEKMKLLDEPCWTMFVNGKKSGYCAKRDATEEDLHLMEVLKAVSMGAGVLPPKPDVEGHVDDDMAYMRAHFERVVGSKDSETLYMLSPDGKSEPELSIFFVRI; this is translated from the coding sequence ATGGAAGAGCCACAATCAAcaccatcaccaccaccaccaccaccaccaactcCACCCACAACTCCTTTATCCCTCGTAAAGCCTTCctcgaaaaataataaaaaacgtcCCGTAAAAATCTTTAGAGCCTTTCGTAATGTGTTCCGGTCTTTCCCTATTATTACACCCGTATGTAAACTCCCTTCTCTCCCCGGTGGCCGTTTACCGGAAACTAAAGTCGGTGTATCCGGCACGTTGTTTGGGTATAGAAAAGGTCGTGTTAGCCTTTCCATTCAAGAAAATCCAGGAACTCTGCCTACTCTGGTAATTGACCTAGCCATGCAAACAAACACGTTGCAAAAGGAAATGAGCCTTGGGATGGTGCGAATCGCATTGGAATGCGAGAAAAGACCtgacaatataaataataaggagaaaatgaaaCTTCTAGATGAGCCATGTTGGACTATGTTTGTAAATGGGAAAAAAAGTGGATATTGTGCAAAGAGAGATGCCACGGAAGAAGATCTCCATCTTATGGAGGTACTTAAGGCGGTGTCGATGGGGGCAGGCGTCCTGCCCCCAAAGCCCGACGTGGAAGGACACGTGGATGATGACATGGCGTATATGAGAGCACATTTTGAAAGAGTAGTGGGATCAAAAGACTCAGAAACCTTATATATGTTGAGCCCAGATGGAAAAAGTGAACCTGAATTGAGTATTTTCTTTGTGAGGATatga